The Flavobacterium faecale genomic sequence ATCGAATGATCAGAATGAACGAAGCTCCAAAAATTGAGGTCGAAATTGTAGAAAGTACTGCTCCACCTACGGGTGTGGGTGAACCTGGCGTACCCGTGATAGCACCTGCTATTGTAAATGCCATTTTCAAACTGACTGGAAAGCGATACCGAAATTTACCCTTGGCTGATTATGAATTGGTTTAATTTTTTAACCCTTTTCATAATTGAGTTGTCCTAGATCACAGCATAATTGAATTGCTTTTAGGGTGATTATATATTCGTAAAAATAAAAAAAAGCCACGAATTACACGAAATACACGAATTTGGCGGACGCAAAATTGCACAAATTTGCAATAATTAAAAAATTAGTTTAATTGGATTTTTAAAATCCCATAATTAGTGCCAATTTATGCAATTCGTGTCAAAGAACATCTAGTTCCCTTTCGCTGGAATACCAGCTACTTTAATGCTTTATAAATGAACAATTGGCTTGCCTTATTACAAGATTTCAAAACCAAAAATACTCCAGTAGCCTTGGTTACTGTGACGCATATTTTGGGCTCGGCACCTTGTAGATTAGGTGCAAAGATGATAGTCGTAAATCATAAAGAATTTTACGGCACTATAGGCGGCGGAAAACTAGAATTTCAAGTTATAGCAGAAGCTGTAACAGCGATAAAAGAGAATAAAACAAAACACTTTAGCTATACTTTGGGCCCAGAATTTGAGCAATGTTGCGGCGGAAAAGTGGCTTTATTAATTGAACCTATGAATCAATCACCACAATTGCATTTGTTTGGCGCAGGCCATATTGGTGTTGCCCTTTGTGACATTATGAAAGACACTCCTTTTGAGGTTCATTTGTACGACACTAGAGCAAATTGGCAAGAAAATTTGAAGGTAGACAAATCAATTATCTACCATAATGAACCGTTTGATTTATACAAACAAACTGTGGGTTGGGGTAGCAATTGCTATGCTGTAATTATGACTCACGACCATCGATTGGATTTTGAAATTACTGCTTTGGCATTGGACTCTGACACCAAGTATATTGGATTGATTGGAAGTAAGACCAAGAAAAACAGATTCAATTCGATGCTTATCAAGGAATTAGGAATGAAAGAAGGTATTGCTCCTGTACATTGCCCTATTGGACTAGATTTGGGGGGAAATACTCCCAAAGAAATTGCCATCAGCATTGCCTCTGAATTATTGAAAATACATTATGGAAAATAAA encodes the following:
- the xdhC gene encoding xanthine dehydrogenase accessory protein XdhC, which encodes MNNWLALLQDFKTKNTPVALVTVTHILGSAPCRLGAKMIVVNHKEFYGTIGGGKLEFQVIAEAVTAIKENKTKHFSYTLGPEFEQCCGGKVALLIEPMNQSPQLHLFGAGHIGVALCDIMKDTPFEVHLYDTRANWQENLKVDKSIIYHNEPFDLYKQTVGWGSNCYAVIMTHDHRLDFEITALALDSDTKYIGLIGSKTKKNRFNSMLIKELGMKEGIAPVHCPIGLDLGGNTPKEIAISIASELLKIHYGK